The Aequorivita sublithincola DSM 14238 genome window below encodes:
- a CDS encoding type I restriction-modification system subunit M produces MTQQQLEKYLWGAATQLRGTIDAGDYKQYIFPLLFFKRICDVYDEEFEKALSESDGDIEYASFAENHHFQIPEGSHWNDVRETTTNLGTALQDAMRTIETANPDTLYGIFGDASWTNKNRLSDETLTNLIEHYSQHKLNLATVPDDKLGNAYEYLIKEFADDSGHTAAEFYTNRTVVKLMTMIMDPQPGESVYDPTCGSGGLLLNCALHLKEEGKEYRTLKLYGQEINLITSAIARMNMFMHGIEEFSIVRGDTLARPAFLHNDQLKTFNVILANPPYSIKAWDQKAFVNDPYGRNLWGTPPQGCADYAFQQHIQKSLDAKNGRSISLWPHGVLFRDAEAEMRRKMIEEDLVECVIGLGPNLFYNSPMEACLLITRTNKAKDKKGKILFINAVNEVKQEKTIGMLEQKHIDKIFTAFKNFENQKDFAALVSSEDVLANKGNMNISLYVQPEKEIDNQIVPFEDAFESWSESGNNLKSSMEELFEILEN; encoded by the coding sequence ATTACAAACAATATATCTTCCCACTCTTGTTCTTTAAACGTATTTGTGATGTCTATGACGAAGAGTTTGAAAAAGCATTATCAGAAAGCGATGGCGATATAGAATACGCCTCCTTCGCAGAAAACCACCACTTTCAAATTCCCGAGGGTTCTCATTGGAACGATGTGCGTGAAACCACTACCAATTTAGGTACTGCGTTGCAAGACGCTATGCGGACAATTGAAACTGCCAATCCAGATACTTTGTATGGGATTTTTGGCGATGCCTCTTGGACCAATAAAAACAGATTGAGCGATGAAACGCTAACCAACCTGATAGAACATTACTCCCAACACAAACTAAATCTGGCTACTGTGCCCGATGATAAATTGGGGAATGCCTATGAATATTTAATAAAGGAATTTGCTGATGACAGCGGCCATACCGCAGCAGAGTTTTACACCAACCGCACGGTGGTTAAACTGATGACGATGATTATGGACCCGCAACCGGGCGAAAGTGTGTATGATCCTACCTGCGGTTCTGGCGGACTTTTACTTAACTGCGCCCTGCATTTAAAGGAAGAAGGCAAGGAATACCGAACCCTTAAATTATATGGGCAGGAAATAAACCTGATTACCTCTGCCATTGCGCGTATGAATATGTTTATGCACGGCATAGAGGAATTTAGTATTGTACGTGGCGACACCTTGGCGCGGCCAGCTTTTTTGCATAACGACCAACTTAAAACCTTTAATGTAATCCTTGCCAATCCGCCGTACTCCATAAAAGCGTGGGACCAAAAAGCATTTGTAAACGATCCTTATGGCCGTAATCTTTGGGGAACGCCGCCACAAGGCTGTGCAGATTATGCGTTTCAGCAACATATACAGAAAAGTTTGGATGCTAAAAACGGACGGTCAATATCCTTATGGCCACACGGCGTTTTATTTAGAGATGCCGAAGCAGAAATGCGAAGAAAGATGATTGAAGAAGATTTGGTGGAATGTGTAATTGGACTTGGTCCAAACTTGTTTTATAACTCACCAATGGAAGCTTGTTTGTTGATTACACGAACGAATAAAGCCAAAGATAAAAAAGGTAAAATTTTATTTATAAATGCGGTAAACGAAGTAAAACAAGAAAAAACTATTGGGATGCTTGAGCAAAAGCATATTGATAAAATATTTACTGCATTTAAGAATTTTGAAAACCAAAAAGATTTTGCTGCATTGGTTAGTTCAGAAGATGTTCTTGCCAATAAAGGCAATATGAATATCAGTTTATATGTGCAACCTGAAAAAGAGATAGACAATCAAATAGTACCTTTTGAAGATGCTTTTGAAAGTTGGAGTGAATCAGGAAATAACTTGAAATCCTCAATGGAGGAATTATTTGAAATACTTGAAAATTAA